CGGCACGCTTGGAAACGGGACCACCAGCAGCGTCAACACGACTCCCACCCAGGTCCCGGGGTTGACCGATGTCATCGCCATCCGCGCCGCGGGCTTCACGTCGCATGCGCTCAAGTCCGACGGCACGGTCTGGGCCTGGGGAGACAACACCTGGGGCAGCCTCGGTGATGGCACGTACATTCAGCGGAACACCCCGGTGCAGGTGGTCGGCCTCACCGACGTCCGCGCCATCGCCACCTCGTACTCCAACGCGTACGCGATTCGATCCAACGGCGAGGCCTACGCGTGGGGACGCGGCGGCGAGGGCGCGATCGGCAACGGATCCGCAGCCTGGCAGAACGCGCCCGTCCTGATTCCGGGCATCGTGAATCCAAAGAAGATCGAGTCCGGCGACGCCGGCTGGGCCATGGCCCTGATGCAGGACGGCACGTTGCGGGCCTGGGGATACAACGCCAACAACGTGCTCAACACCGGCGCGATCAATGGCTCGTATCAGTACACCCCGCAGCCGGTGCTCGGTGTCTTCGGCGCCAACAACATCGGGGTCGGGACGGCCACCGCGCACGTGCTGGGGCATCTCTCCGGGGTGACGGCGGTGGACGATCCGGCTTCCGGCGATGCGCCGCTCCAGCTCGCCCTTCGCGTGGCCCCGACACCCTCCCGCTCGATCGCGTTCCTGGCCTACGACCTTCCGACCGCGGGGCGCGTGTCGATCGCGGTGTACGACGTGGCCGGTCGGCTCGTGCGCTCGATCGTCAGCCAGACGCGTCCGGCCGGGCGCCACGTGGCCTCCTGGGACGGCCGCTCCAGCAGCGGCCAGCCGGTGTCTCCGGGCGTCTACCTCGCGCGGCTCGAGCGCGAGGGTCATGCGCTCAACCGGCGAATCGTGCTGGTTCGCTGATCGCCTCGCGACGACATCGGCGGCGGCACGGTATGATGGTGACCTTCCAAGCACTTCGACTGCGCGACGGAGGTCCCCATGGAGGATCGTGCCGCCGGATCCCCCGACGGCGCGGCGCCGCACGAAACCACCGCGGTTCTCATCGCGAAGGCCCGCTCCGGCGACACGCCCGCGGGCCAGCGCCTTCTCGCGAGATTGCTGCCGGCGCTGCGGCGATGGGCTCGGCACCGGTTCCCCGCGCGGCTCCGCGATGCCCGCGACACGGACGACCTCGTTCAGGACGTGCTCCTTCGCGCGTTTCGCAGGATCGACTCGTTCGAAAACCGCGGCGAGGGCGCGTTCCTCGCCTATCTCCGTCAGATCCTGCTCAATGCGGTGAAGGACGAGGCGCGCCGCGCGGATCGTGCGCCTCGCGCTCTGCCTCTCGACGACAACCTTCCCGACTTGGCACCCTCCGCCGTGGAGCGAGCCATCGGTGCGGACCAGCTCCGGCGCTTCGAGGACGCGCTCGCCACGCTTCCCGAAGAGCAGCAGCAGGCCGTGATCCTGAGAGTCGAGTTCGGCTACACCCATGCGCAGATCGCCGAGGCGCTGGGCAAGCCGTCGATGGACGCGGCGCGCGTGATGGTGTCGCGCGCCCTCGCGGAGCTGGCGAGGAGGATCGATGAAGGCTGACGAACCCGATCTCTCCGGGCTCGCCGACGCGGTCGCCGATGGCTCGCCGGTCGACTGGGACCGAGTCACCGAGTCGCGCGGGCTCGCTGGTCTCAAGCTGATCGAGCAGCTGAGCGCGGCATACCAGGAAGAGATCCCGCACGCGTCCGCGCCACTGCCCCCTCCGACGTCCCTGTTCGCGCCGGGGGAGCGACTCGGGCCCTACAGGATCGAAGGTGAGCTGGGGCGCGGCGGCATGGGCGTGGTCTACCTCGCGCGCGATCTCCGTCTCGATCGCGAGGTCGCGGTGAAGGCCCTGCCGCCCGATCTTTCCGCGAGCCCGGAAGCGCTCGGGCGGCTGACGCGCGAAGCACGCCT
This portion of the Candidatus Eisenbacteria bacterium genome encodes:
- a CDS encoding sigma-70 family RNA polymerase sigma factor, producing the protein MEDRAAGSPDGAAPHETTAVLIAKARSGDTPAGQRLLARLLPALRRWARHRFPARLRDARDTDDLVQDVLLRAFRRIDSFENRGEGAFLAYLRQILLNAVKDEARRADRAPRALPLDDNLPDLAPSAVERAIGADQLRRFEDALATLPEEQQQAVILRVEFGYTHAQIAEALGKPSMDAARVMVSRALAELARRIDEG